A single region of the Bacteroides luhongzhouii genome encodes:
- a CDS encoding SusC/RagA family TonB-linked outer membrane protein, which produces MKKIVLLIMLGLIVSFSAFAQQTLKGTIRSKADKQPLPGVSVAIKGTLTGGITDLDGNFSINVKSGDILVASFIGYKTQEIPVGNRTKMDILLEEDVALLDEVVVVGYGIQKKSDITGSVSSVKSENIRNAAFTRTDEALQGQIAGVQVVNNDASPNSSISIRIRGVNSINAASDPLVIIDGMQGGSMSNVHPNDIESIEILKDASATAIYGSRGAGGVILITTKKGGSQKPVITYNVFGALQQVRKKLDIMNASEYAQYINTNREARKLPAVFDDVSVFQNNSTDWQDEIFRTGTTQNHHLSISGRSGIISYNIAGDYLGTKGIVINSKFQKMSLRSNLSIDLNKRIKLNLNTFFSSSKDNPTVQNARDAYGSPIYAALNFAPTRPVYESDGTYSQPGGGYGSNTEYNPVALANEQTNVYRQKMNIINPEIVVQLFKDLNFQSSVSWQMTDGESDWYYTEKVINGDEATRTASISNDKWIQFQNTNMLTYDHTFAGKHHLIATAVLEQQLSKSTSSYASSKGFFTNEKLYNNLGLGNETIQPGSYRADQTLLSYMGRISYTYSDRYSATLTMRADGSSVFAKNNKWGYFPSAGLAWNISNEKFLKNVSVIDNLKLRLSYGVVGNQAISPYQSLDLLVTGSKAAYAFDGEKLHQGVSLSTLAGNPNLKWETTKQWNAGIDLSLFKGRFNLTADAYRKITSDLLFEKQLKMASGQATQLVNAGKIRNQGIELVVGGTPVRTKNFEWTTNLTYAANRSEVLALNEGVDEMILGGAGMPGFSDAVRLEVGQPIGLVKGFRYDGVWKSSEKILAGAYGVTPGSPKYFDKDNNGVIDSEDMVTIAKTLPDFTYSWSNSFRYKDLFLNVLIVGVQGNDIVNLGKFMLEGGADGVGRNLLNRWTPENENTTVAGHDVLGNQRNSSQWVENGSYLRVKNITLGYNLPSKFLKKFKINAVKVYVTGTNLLTFTNYSGFDPEANNASSIASGNNSGPFTGFDMASYPSQKQYAIGLDITF; this is translated from the coding sequence ATGAAGAAAATAGTGTTATTAATCATGCTTGGGCTGATTGTTTCTTTTTCAGCCTTTGCACAGCAGACATTGAAAGGTACGATACGGTCGAAAGCCGATAAGCAGCCGCTTCCGGGGGTATCTGTTGCAATAAAAGGGACGCTGACAGGTGGAATCACCGATTTGGACGGTAACTTCTCTATCAATGTGAAGTCCGGAGATATACTTGTAGCCAGCTTTATAGGCTATAAAACGCAGGAAATACCGGTGGGCAACCGGACGAAAATGGATATTCTGCTGGAAGAAGATGTCGCTTTACTGGATGAGGTGGTCGTAGTGGGCTATGGTATCCAGAAAAAGAGTGATATTACCGGTTCGGTAAGTTCCGTTAAGTCAGAAAACATACGGAACGCGGCCTTTACACGTACCGATGAGGCGCTTCAGGGGCAGATAGCCGGGGTGCAGGTAGTCAATAATGATGCCTCTCCCAATTCCAGTATCTCCATTCGGATTCGTGGGGTAAATTCAATCAATGCCGCAAGTGACCCGCTGGTTATCATCGACGGAATGCAGGGCGGCTCGATGTCGAATGTACACCCGAATGATATCGAATCGATTGAAATTCTGAAAGATGCCTCGGCCACTGCCATTTATGGCTCGCGGGGAGCCGGCGGGGTTATCCTGATTACGACTAAAAAGGGAGGCAGCCAAAAGCCGGTTATCACTTACAATGTATTTGGTGCCCTTCAGCAAGTACGCAAAAAGCTGGATATAATGAATGCTTCGGAATATGCGCAATATATTAATACGAACAGGGAAGCGAGAAAACTGCCTGCCGTATTTGACGACGTATCTGTTTTTCAAAATAATAGTACCGACTGGCAGGACGAGATATTCAGAACCGGGACAACCCAGAATCATCATCTTAGCATCAGCGGGAGGTCAGGGATTATCTCTTATAATATTGCCGGAGATTACTTGGGAACCAAAGGAATTGTCATCAACTCGAAATTCCAGAAAATGTCGCTGCGCTCGAACCTCTCTATCGACTTGAACAAAAGAATCAAGCTGAACTTGAACACCTTCTTTTCTTCGTCTAAAGATAATCCGACGGTTCAGAATGCGCGGGACGCTTACGGAAGCCCTATCTATGCCGCTTTGAATTTTGCGCCTACAAGGCCTGTGTATGAGAGTGACGGTACTTATTCGCAGCCGGGAGGTGGTTACGGCTCGAATACGGAATATAATCCGGTGGCGCTTGCCAATGAACAGACGAATGTATATCGCCAGAAAATGAATATCATTAATCCTGAAATCGTTGTCCAGTTATTCAAAGACCTCAACTTCCAGTCGTCCGTCTCCTGGCAGATGACAGACGGGGAGAGTGACTGGTATTACACCGAGAAAGTGATTAATGGGGACGAAGCGACACGGACAGCCAGCATAAGCAATGACAAGTGGATACAATTCCAGAATACGAATATGCTGACATACGACCATACCTTTGCAGGCAAACATCATCTGATTGCCACTGCGGTTCTGGAACAGCAATTGTCGAAATCGACTTCCAGCTATGCTTCTTCCAAAGGATTTTTCACGAACGAGAAATTATATAATAATCTGGGTCTCGGAAACGAAACCATTCAGCCCGGTTCTTACAGGGCCGATCAGACGCTCTTATCCTATATGGGACGAATCAGTTATACCTATTCAGACCGTTACTCGGCTACGTTGACCATGCGTGCAGACGGTTCGTCGGTATTTGCGAAGAACAATAAATGGGGATATTTCCCTTCCGCCGGACTGGCGTGGAATATTTCAAACGAAAAGTTCTTGAAAAATGTCTCCGTCATAGATAACCTAAAATTGAGATTGAGTTACGGAGTGGTCGGCAATCAGGCAATTTCTCCCTATCAGTCATTGGACTTGCTGGTGACAGGCTCTAAAGCGGCTTATGCATTTGACGGTGAGAAACTTCATCAGGGCGTTTCATTGTCTACTTTGGCGGGAAATCCGAATTTGAAATGGGAGACTACTAAACAGTGGAATGCAGGTATCGACCTTTCTTTATTTAAGGGCAGGTTCAACCTCACTGCCGATGCCTACCGGAAAATAACTTCGGATTTATTGTTTGAAAAGCAACTGAAAATGGCTTCTGGACAAGCCACTCAATTGGTGAACGCCGGAAAAATCCGCAACCAGGGAATTGAGTTGGTTGTGGGCGGAACACCTGTGCGGACGAAGAACTTCGAGTGGACTACCAACTTGACTTACGCCGCCAACCGTAGTGAAGTGCTGGCACTCAATGAGGGAGTGGACGAAATGATTCTTGGAGGAGCCGGTATGCCCGGATTCTCGGATGCAGTCCGCCTGGAAGTGGGGCAGCCTATCGGCTTGGTAAAAGGTTTCAGGTATGACGGAGTATGGAAAAGCAGTGAGAAGATTTTGGCGGGCGCGTATGGGGTCACTCCCGGCTCTCCGAAATATTTCGACAAGGACAATAACGGAGTGATAGACAGTGAAGACATGGTGACAATCGCCAAAACACTGCCGGACTTCACGTATAGCTGGAGTAATAGTTTCCGTTATAAAGACCTGTTTCTGAATGTACTCATTGTCGGAGTACAGGGAAATGATATCGTGAACCTTGGAAAGTTTATGTTGGAGGGAGGCGCGGACGGAGTCGGCAGGAATCTTCTGAACCGCTGGACGCCAGAAAATGAAAATACGACCGTTGCGGGACATGATGTACTTGGAAATCAACGAAACTCCAGCCAGTGGGTCGAGAACGGTTCCTATCTCCGGGTGAAAAACATCACTCTCGGCTATAATCTGCCTTCCAAATTTCTGAAGAAATTCAAGATTAATGCAGTAAAGGTATATGTGACCGGGACGAACCTGCTGACTTTCACCAACTACTCGGGATTTGACCCCGAGGCCAATAATGCTTCCAGCATTGCTTCCGGCAATAATTCGGGACCGTTTACCGGATTTGATATGGCTTCCTATCCTTCCCAGAAACAGTATGCAATCGGTCTGGATATTACTTTCTGA
- a CDS encoding RagB/SusD family nutrient uptake outer membrane protein gives MKLIKNIARLSLLCLAMPLIVSCVDLDENPPSDLSPQNFYTSESEYNAALTGIIKALYSDWSGFDYGYDLILASGAEDIRSDADLFKNFDRLVPNDRELVIHDFWMKCYQAISNANTLISKLQNAKDVSAEKLDALEGQARFLRAFTYFYLVRFFGPVQVTTYENQNNIETVKQSSVAEVYDAILEDLSIAEVKLPLSFAEKGRPTRGAAKTLMAKVYLTMTGWPLNDKSYYVLARDKAAEVMDEKYGYDLEDDFADLWKQANKLKSKEFIFTFYGSVAEDGVAGSHMDLATRYFGNGEGGWGDYFSETRFFDAFPEGSRKDATFTSVFADGTTFTEAGVEPFIAKYRDGGRRVNTSSEGFRPILRFADVLLIYAEAANYVNNGPDQAALDAFDRVYKRGRGESSPYTLRTSQNEFDRAVLEERAWEFACEGDRWHDLVRREMVVTANVERLPNVKETARLLPKPGTEIIPGILDQNEY, from the coding sequence ATGAAACTTATAAAAAACATTGCACGACTTTCCCTGTTGTGCCTGGCAATGCCTTTGATTGTTTCGTGCGTGGATTTGGACGAGAATCCGCCGTCAGACTTATCACCACAAAACTTTTATACTTCGGAAAGCGAGTATAACGCCGCCTTGACGGGTATTATCAAAGCCCTTTACTCCGACTGGTCGGGATTTGATTATGGATATGACCTCATCCTGGCGTCCGGGGCAGAGGATATTCGTTCCGACGCAGACCTGTTTAAAAATTTCGACCGGTTGGTTCCCAATGACCGTGAACTTGTCATTCATGATTTCTGGATGAAATGCTATCAGGCTATCTCCAATGCCAATACGTTGATTAGCAAACTTCAGAATGCCAAAGACGTTTCGGCGGAAAAACTGGATGCGCTTGAAGGACAGGCAAGGTTCCTGCGTGCTTTCACCTATTTTTATCTGGTGCGTTTTTTCGGTCCTGTGCAGGTGACGACTTATGAGAATCAAAATAATATTGAAACCGTAAAACAGTCGAGCGTAGCCGAAGTGTACGACGCAATTCTTGAAGACCTCTCAATAGCTGAAGTCAAACTGCCTCTCTCATTTGCGGAGAAAGGCAGGCCGACAAGAGGGGCGGCGAAGACTTTGATGGCTAAAGTGTATTTGACTATGACGGGATGGCCGTTGAATGATAAGTCTTATTACGTGTTGGCTAGAGACAAGGCTGCGGAAGTAATGGATGAAAAGTATGGATATGATCTCGAAGACGATTTCGCCGATTTGTGGAAACAAGCTAATAAGTTGAAGTCAAAAGAGTTTATTTTCACTTTCTACGGTTCGGTTGCAGAAGACGGAGTGGCCGGAAGCCACATGGATTTGGCTACAAGATACTTTGGAAATGGCGAAGGGGGATGGGGAGACTATTTCAGTGAAACCCGGTTCTTCGATGCTTTTCCCGAAGGTTCCCGGAAAGATGCCACTTTCACTTCCGTATTTGCTGACGGTACGACTTTTACAGAAGCGGGCGTTGAACCTTTTATCGCCAAATATCGTGACGGTGGTCGCCGGGTGAATACTTCCAGTGAAGGTTTCCGACCTATTCTGCGTTTTGCCGATGTTCTGTTGATTTATGCGGAAGCGGCTAACTATGTGAATAATGGCCCGGATCAGGCAGCATTGGACGCATTCGACCGGGTGTATAAGAGGGGACGGGGTGAAAGTTCCCCATATACACTCCGGACATCCCAAAATGAATTTGACAGGGCTGTTCTGGAGGAAAGGGCATGGGAGTTTGCTTGCGAAGGGGACAGGTGGCATGACCTTGTCAGAAGAGAGATGGTAGTCACGGCCAATGTGGAACGTTTGCCGAATGTGAAAGAAACTGCCAGGTTGCTGCCCAAACCGGGTACGGAAATAATCCCGGGTATTCTCGACCAGAATGAGTATTAA
- a CDS encoding DUF4091 domain-containing protein, translated as MKNSISLSIYALCMSAALCGCGQAQSEGTVRNQVMDPVTEIPEWLKVTVESALPSDSLNVWIPTGELATSSLIRVPRFPAPKHENDKQPSPFDILPVDFSAIHSITGVRNEQQSFQLSVAAVHELTGLSVRVEDLISEKGDTLDADCVKVRYVRYVPVERARSEYTWTARQEDVYGQEVSGTGVPDVVADPLMELPAVDVPAYRAQPVWFTVEIPESAVPDIYRGKLVIHTDQYQEVALNLAVNVLAPTLPTPENYSFFLDLWFNPNAVAVEKGVEAWSEEHWKLIDPYLADLASRGAKTITTTIVPYPWKVDWLAGSQRSQTYMGYPAMITWLLDGSGKWSFDYTVFDRFVEACFKHGIDRRIDAFSLSPFNHKTDRREIVYRHKETNASDTLYYDQFAPEYKEVWKAFLRDFETHLASKDWLSKTYLSFDESPHEVIESILDIVGDSAPVFLQQFSIAGRKEASSLAKSFSLFYSFLPEELAAGDEISTWLQERKKDPGKITNFYLCGDPAHPNTLTYSPAIEARMIPWLAAYYGLDGYLRWAYNSWSDKDPYNKPVFNFIQGDDYYIYPGENGPVSSIRWELLKEGIEDFELLKIVDSKQKKEAIDMAVRNRDGRQKSVTDFENARKLLIQQ; from the coding sequence ATGAAAAATAGTATTAGTTTGAGTATATATGCGCTTTGTATGTCCGCTGCCTTATGCGGCTGCGGACAGGCGCAGTCAGAAGGAACGGTCCGTAATCAGGTAATGGACCCTGTCACCGAAATCCCCGAATGGTTGAAAGTGACGGTGGAGTCGGCATTGCCTTCAGATTCATTGAATGTATGGATACCTACCGGGGAACTTGCCACATCGTCATTGATACGGGTTCCCAGATTTCCTGCGCCCAAGCATGAGAATGACAAGCAGCCGTCACCGTTCGATATCCTGCCTGTTGACTTTTCAGCCATTCATTCAATCACGGGAGTGCGTAACGAGCAGCAGTCTTTTCAACTCTCGGTTGCAGCGGTTCACGAACTAACAGGGCTTTCTGTCAGGGTGGAAGATTTAATCTCGGAAAAGGGGGATACGCTGGATGCCGACTGTGTGAAAGTCAGGTATGTCCGTTATGTACCCGTGGAGCGTGCTCGTAGCGAATATACATGGACTGCCCGTCAGGAAGATGTCTATGGTCAGGAAGTGAGTGGGACAGGAGTGCCCGATGTCGTAGCCGACCCTTTGATGGAATTGCCGGCGGTAGATGTGCCTGCTTACAGGGCGCAGCCTGTCTGGTTCACGGTAGAGATACCGGAATCTGCCGTTCCCGATATTTATCGCGGGAAGCTTGTGATTCATACGGACCAGTATCAGGAAGTTGCCCTTAATCTGGCTGTGAATGTGCTGGCTCCTACATTGCCGACACCCGAAAATTATAGTTTCTTTCTGGATTTGTGGTTCAATCCCAATGCGGTAGCTGTGGAGAAAGGGGTGGAAGCATGGTCCGAAGAACACTGGAAGCTGATAGACCCGTATTTGGCGGATTTAGCGTCAAGAGGGGCGAAAACCATTACGACCACTATCGTGCCTTACCCTTGGAAAGTAGACTGGCTGGCGGGCAGCCAGCGTTCGCAGACTTATATGGGCTATCCCGCCATGATTACTTGGTTATTGGACGGTTCGGGAAAATGGAGTTTTGATTACACGGTCTTCGACCGCTTTGTAGAGGCTTGTTTCAAGCATGGAATTGACCGGCGTATTGACGCGTTTTCGTTGTCTCCTTTCAATCATAAGACGGACCGTCGCGAGATTGTTTACCGCCATAAGGAGACTAACGCTTCGGATACATTGTATTACGACCAGTTTGCTCCTGAATACAAAGAAGTATGGAAAGCTTTCTTGCGTGACTTTGAAACTCACTTGGCTTCAAAGGACTGGCTGAGTAAAACTTATCTGAGCTTTGATGAAAGTCCGCATGAGGTAATTGAGTCGATTTTGGATATAGTGGGTGATAGTGCGCCTGTATTCTTGCAGCAATTTTCAATAGCAGGCAGGAAAGAGGCTTCTTCATTAGCAAAGTCGTTCTCGCTGTTTTACTCCTTCTTACCCGAAGAACTGGCTGCAGGCGATGAAATCTCTACCTGGTTGCAGGAAAGGAAAAAAGACCCGGGCAAGATAACGAACTTTTATTTGTGCGGCGACCCTGCGCATCCGAATACGTTGACCTATTCCCCCGCTATCGAGGCAAGGATGATACCTTGGCTGGCAGCATATTACGGACTTGACGGATATTTGCGGTGGGCATATAACAGTTGGTCTGATAAGGACCCGTACAACAAACCTGTTTTCAATTTTATTCAAGGGGATGATTATTATATTTATCCGGGAGAAAACGGACCTGTCAGTTCCATTCGTTGGGAATTGCTGAAAGAAGGTATCGAAGACTTTGAATTGCTCAAGATAGTGGACTCGAAACAGAAAAAAGAAGCGATTGACATGGCTGTGAGAAACCGGGACGGACGGCAAAAATCTGTTACGGATTTTGAGAATGCCAGGAAACTGCTTATTCAACAATAA
- a CDS encoding Ig-like domain-containing protein, giving the protein MRKLVYKKILYFLLLATPLLQYSCKEEEQDIALESFTLNTSDILIGIDEIQSVVAVASPDDMTDKLKWESANPEIAQVQSNEPGLVSGIIGLKVGTTIITASTADGKVKQSLPVRVIVKVTGIKLSPEAPIAPGKIRYDVLFTPADASIQDLIWTSSDPEVASVDNGVVTAFSRGSSIITATTVEGGRSASVEVFVSGNPPVFGKEYCTITGYGDYCPDEVRTEGAAQNLSHVNIAIPTNNYKYYPEDRLIVKRGSDFTLHLVQSNNWSCSAVWIDWNGDRNFTNDGERIAVFGEFEGTNNGPYSISVHVPADASLGVVRMRAATVDSWGVDLSVFEPCGSVRFGTVKDFDVEITD; this is encoded by the coding sequence ATGAGAAAACTAGTTTACAAAAAAATCCTTTATTTTTTGTTACTTGCAACTCCTTTGTTGCAGTACAGCTGTAAAGAAGAAGAGCAGGATATTGCACTCGAAAGTTTCACGTTAAATACGTCGGATATATTGATAGGTATTGATGAAATACAGTCTGTTGTAGCTGTTGCGTCTCCGGACGATATGACGGATAAGCTGAAGTGGGAATCTGCCAATCCCGAAATAGCGCAGGTACAATCCAATGAACCGGGGTTGGTATCCGGCATTATCGGGCTGAAAGTGGGAACCACTATCATAACCGCCTCTACTGCGGACGGAAAAGTGAAACAGTCGCTTCCGGTCAGGGTGATTGTAAAAGTGACGGGAATAAAGTTATCGCCTGAAGCTCCCATAGCTCCGGGGAAAATACGGTATGATGTCCTTTTCACACCGGCGGATGCTTCTATTCAGGACTTGATTTGGACTTCGAGTGACCCCGAAGTAGCCAGTGTCGATAATGGCGTGGTGACAGCGTTCTCGCGAGGTTCTTCCATCATAACAGCCACTACGGTAGAAGGTGGACGAAGCGCGTCCGTCGAGGTATTTGTAAGCGGTAATCCGCCGGTGTTCGGCAAAGAATATTGTACGATAACAGGTTATGGCGACTATTGCCCGGATGAAGTACGCACCGAGGGAGCTGCGCAAAATCTGTCGCATGTGAATATCGCCATACCGACTAATAATTATAAGTACTATCCCGAAGACCGCCTTATCGTGAAAAGAGGCAGTGACTTTACACTTCATCTGGTACAATCGAACAACTGGTCATGCAGTGCTGTGTGGATAGACTGGAACGGTGACAGGAATTTCACAAATGACGGAGAACGTATTGCAGTGTTCGGCGAGTTTGAAGGAACGAACAATGGGCCGTATAGCATATCCGTGCATGTTCCGGCAGATGCGTCGCTTGGTGTTGTGCGTATGCGGGCGGCTACTGTGGACTCATGGGGTGTCGACCTTTCTGTTTTCGAACCGTGCGGCAGCGTGAGATTTGGTACCGTCAAGGACTTTGACGTGGAGATTACGGACTAA